A single window of Paenibacillus sp. FSL H8-0537 DNA harbors:
- a CDS encoding thioesterase family protein — protein MSSPLSGWFAHPLRVRYQETDQMGVVFHTNYLNWFEIGRTELIRSAGFDYKSIEQSGMLLPVIDLHCHYALPARYDDTLLICTRISDFTSVRLAFESEIRKVDEASFKPAFYELQESLPGERLVTGGTKHVWVNKEWRPMRLDKGLPALYDLIRQIIS, from the coding sequence ATGAGCAGCCCATTGTCCGGGTGGTTCGCGCATCCGCTGCGTGTCCGGTATCAGGAAACGGATCAGATGGGTGTTGTGTTTCACACAAACTATTTGAACTGGTTTGAAATTGGGCGCACCGAGCTCATACGATCGGCAGGCTTTGATTACAAATCCATTGAACAAAGCGGCATGCTGCTGCCTGTCATCGATTTGCATTGCCATTATGCTTTGCCGGCGCGATACGATGACACGCTGCTTATTTGCACACGCATATCGGACTTCACCTCCGTGCGCTTAGCCTTCGAATCTGAAATTCGCAAAGTGGATGAGGCGTCGTTTAAGCCCGCTTTTTACGAGCTGCAGGAAAGTCTTCCGGGGGAGCGGCTCGTTACGGGAGGAACGAAGCATGTATGGGTGAATAAGGAGTGGCGCCCTATGCGTTTGGACAAAGGGCTTCCTGCGCTGTATGATTTAATAAGGCAGATAATAAGCTAA
- a CDS encoding FxsA family protein produces MKKWIIAALIILPLIEFWGIVQVSGWLGGWQTFGLIVLFSMAGAYLTLAEGRKVWTEAQHQLQQGQIPGRKLLEGLCVLAGGLLLLIPGFFTDLIGITFLLPFTRSFYQQVMLHWLEKRIRGGSFSIRKF; encoded by the coding sequence ATGAAAAAGTGGATAATCGCAGCATTAATCATATTGCCTTTAATAGAGTTTTGGGGCATCGTACAAGTAAGCGGCTGGCTTGGCGGCTGGCAGACATTTGGGCTCATTGTTCTGTTCAGTATGGCGGGTGCTTATTTAACGCTGGCGGAAGGACGCAAGGTGTGGACAGAGGCGCAGCATCAGCTGCAGCAGGGTCAAATACCTGGGCGCAAGCTGCTTGAAGGTTTATGTGTGCTGGCAGGCGGCTTGCTGCTGCTGATTCCCGGATTTTTCACCGATCTGATCGGAATTACCTTTCTGCTGCCGTTTACGCGTTCCTTTTATCAGCAAGTTATGCTGCATTGGCTGGAGAAACGGATACGCGGCGGGTCTTTTTCCATACGCAAGTTTTAA
- the ppk1 gene encoding polyphosphate kinase 1, with product MMTKHLSHYVNRDLSWAEFNCRVLQEAQDVNNPLLERAKFLAIVSSNLDEFMSVRVAGIQEQIKAGYSKIDFTGYTPAGLWKRLIKRTNQMVHDQYKSYRDVLRGLGREGITIRSMSELNMTQSKAVSEYFHEIVFPVLTPMAVDQSRPFPLVHTKELYLAVLLRHPEAAPEEDPLFAMVQVPSILARFVPLPERPNSKKREYVLLEDLIEQFIDTLFNGYGAYEVHAFRLTRNADFTLNEDAEDLLEEIEKELRKRRWGISVRLEVARGMHPETLDILKDELEIEDNLIEIDGPLDLSFLMKFVQAIPGYDHLRYEKMEPLYPMEFDDTDDMFEVIRQRDVLMYHPYESFDAVNDFVMQAAIDPDVLAIKMTMYRVSGKSALVQALAEAAESGKQVTVVVELKARFDEERNIAWARQLEKAGCHVVYGLIGLKTHAKILLVVRREQDTLRRYVHVGTGNYNDSTATLYTDIGLFTSHPTIGGDASALFNEVTGYSDPYDWKAFGVAPTDLKQKLFRLIDREIAHVAAGKKGRVIAKMNSLSNQEMVDKLYEASQAGVKIDLIVRGVCCLRPGVAGRSENIQVISIVDRYLEHARVMYFHNGGEEEVYLSSADWMTRNLMKRVELMCPVYDAHLRQTLINMLNLNLNDNVKARKLLSSGTYVHVENELKPFRSQFEARHIPGWKVQV from the coding sequence ATAATGACAAAACATTTGTCCCACTATGTTAACAGAGATTTGAGTTGGGCCGAATTTAACTGCCGAGTGCTTCAAGAGGCTCAGGATGTAAACAATCCGCTGCTGGAGCGGGCCAAGTTTCTAGCCATTGTATCCAGTAATTTAGATGAATTTATGAGTGTTCGTGTAGCGGGCATTCAAGAGCAAATCAAGGCGGGCTATTCTAAAATTGATTTTACAGGTTATACTCCCGCTGGCTTATGGAAACGATTAATTAAACGTACAAATCAAATGGTGCATGATCAATATAAATCTTATCGGGACGTGCTGCGCGGCTTGGGACGGGAAGGCATCACTATTCGTTCAATGAGCGAGCTGAATATGACGCAGTCCAAGGCCGTATCGGAGTATTTTCATGAAATCGTATTTCCTGTCCTGACACCGATGGCGGTCGATCAAAGCAGGCCTTTTCCACTTGTACATACGAAGGAATTATATTTAGCTGTTTTATTGCGCCATCCGGAAGCCGCACCGGAGGAAGACCCACTGTTCGCAATGGTACAGGTGCCATCGATTTTAGCGAGATTTGTGCCCCTACCTGAGCGTCCGAATAGCAAAAAGCGCGAATATGTGCTGCTTGAGGATTTGATTGAGCAATTTATTGATACCCTTTTTAATGGTTATGGAGCTTATGAGGTACATGCATTTCGTTTGACGCGCAATGCTGATTTTACGCTTAATGAGGATGCCGAAGACTTGCTGGAGGAGATTGAGAAGGAGCTGCGCAAGCGCCGTTGGGGTATCTCTGTACGGCTAGAGGTTGCTCGCGGCATGCATCCGGAGACACTTGATATTCTCAAGGATGAGCTGGAAATCGAGGATAACCTAATTGAAATTGATGGTCCACTCGATTTAAGCTTCTTGATGAAATTCGTCCAGGCCATTCCAGGCTACGACCATTTGCGTTATGAAAAAATGGAGCCGCTCTATCCGATGGAATTTGACGACACGGACGATATGTTTGAAGTGATTCGTCAGCGCGATGTGCTGATGTACCATCCATATGAATCGTTTGATGCGGTTAATGATTTTGTGATGCAGGCAGCGATTGATCCGGATGTGCTTGCCATTAAAATGACGATGTATCGGGTCAGCGGCAAGTCTGCGCTCGTTCAGGCACTGGCTGAAGCGGCCGAATCCGGCAAGCAGGTGACGGTTGTTGTAGAACTGAAGGCGCGATTCGATGAGGAGCGCAATATTGCTTGGGCTCGCCAGTTGGAAAAAGCAGGCTGTCATGTTGTTTACGGTCTGATTGGGCTGAAAACCCATGCGAAAATATTACTTGTCGTGCGCCGGGAACAGGACACGCTGCGCCGATATGTGCATGTTGGCACGGGTAATTACAATGACAGCACAGCGACGCTGTACACCGATATTGGCCTGTTTACCTCGCATCCGACAATCGGCGGCGATGCATCGGCGCTGTTTAATGAGGTGACGGGCTATTCCGATCCGTATGACTGGAAAGCTTTTGGTGTAGCTCCTACGGACCTCAAGCAGAAGTTGTTCCGTCTCATTGACCGGGAAATCGCCCATGTGGCGGCTGGTAAGAAGGGCCGTGTCATTGCGAAGATGAACTCGCTCTCCAATCAGGAGATGGTCGATAAACTTTATGAGGCATCGCAGGCAGGCGTGAAAATCGATTTGATTGTCCGCGGCGTATGCTGCTTGCGTCCTGGTGTGGCTGGCCGAAGCGAGAACATTCAGGTGATCAGCATTGTAGACCGTTATTTGGAGCATGCAAGGGTCATGTATTTCCACAATGGCGGGGAAGAGGAAGTGTATTTATCCAGTGCCGACTGGATGACGCGCAATCTGATGAAGCGAGTGGAGCTGATGTGTCCGGTGTACGACGCGCATTTGCGGCAGACGCTCATCAACATGCTGAACTTGAATTTGAATGACAATGTCAAAGCGAGGAAGCTCCTTTCCAGCGGCACTTACGTTCATGTTGAAAATGAACTTAAACCGTTTCGCAGCCAATTCGAGGCTAGACACATTCCAGGCTGGAAAGTACAAGTATAG
- the ppx gene encoding exopolyphosphatase, with product MNEHRIGIIDIGSNSVRLVVYERTANGAHRVIDGSKRPARLSERIDEQGNLSAEAISELLGTLSHFRLICAHNRTGEIRAVATAAIRNASNRTVVLEAIKAETGLDIELLSGEQEAAFGFLGMINAMDLEDGLLVDIGGGSTEVSLFRGRKLQHSVSFPFGCVSLNRRFAAKGMLSDEALRALDSVALEAFKSVPWLAKAQGLPMIGVGGTARALGKIHQAATSYPFHQTHNYALPGGDAEMVFDQLRALPLDKRSKFPGLSKDRVDVIVPGLAVLRQLYKLTKASGYIICGAGLRDGIFHDTRFPQGSQHQDVLGFSLHNISMLHPAAPMQHVSQVNRLALQLYDELRELHQMPSRARILLDAASSLFRIGASIDYYDYAKHTFYLIVNSHLNGLSHKEILITASIASYKSKSRARQQLRPYKEMLVESDYELIGRLGTLLQLASALDRSETQALSRLSVSLAPEQLKLHAVRPSSSLSVERLEVGELASEFSKLWKLTPVLELPDYI from the coding sequence ATGAATGAACATCGCATTGGTATTATAGACATAGGCTCCAACTCGGTGAGGCTCGTCGTTTATGAGCGAACAGCAAACGGAGCCCACCGCGTCATTGACGGGAGCAAGCGTCCGGCACGGCTTAGTGAGCGAATTGACGAGCAGGGCAATCTATCGGCTGAGGCAATAAGCGAGCTGCTCGGTACACTTAGTCATTTCCGCTTAATTTGCGCCCATAACCGCACCGGGGAAATTCGCGCAGTGGCAACGGCGGCGATCCGCAATGCTTCGAACCGCACGGTCGTGCTGGAAGCGATAAAAGCCGAAACCGGACTTGACATAGAACTGCTTAGCGGCGAACAGGAGGCGGCCTTTGGCTTCCTTGGGATGATTAATGCAATGGACCTGGAGGATGGGCTGTTAGTCGATATTGGCGGCGGCAGCACGGAGGTATCGCTGTTTCGTGGACGCAAGCTGCAGCACTCCGTCTCCTTTCCTTTTGGCTGCGTCAGCCTGAATCGGCGTTTCGCGGCGAAAGGCATGCTCAGCGACGAGGCTCTGCGCGCGCTAGACAGCGTAGCGCTTGAGGCCTTCAAGTCCGTTCCATGGCTCGCCAAAGCGCAGGGACTGCCTATGATTGGCGTCGGCGGCACCGCCAGGGCGCTGGGCAAAATTCATCAAGCGGCGACAAGCTACCCTTTTCATCAAACGCATAATTATGCCCTACCCGGCGGAGACGCCGAAATGGTTTTTGATCAGCTGCGTGCCCTGCCGCTGGACAAGCGCAGCAAGTTCCCCGGCCTGTCCAAAGATCGGGTGGACGTTATTGTGCCCGGCCTAGCCGTGCTTCGCCAGCTTTACAAGCTGACTAAAGCTTCCGGCTATATCATTTGCGGTGCTGGACTTCGCGACGGTATTTTCCATGATACTAGATTTCCACAAGGGTCTCAGCATCAGGATGTGCTTGGCTTCAGCCTGCATAACATCAGCATGCTCCATCCCGCTGCACCGATGCAGCATGTATCGCAGGTGAACCGGCTTGCACTGCAGCTGTACGATGAGCTGAGAGAGCTGCACCAAATGCCATCCCGAGCGCGGATCTTGCTTGATGCCGCTTCAAGCCTGTTTCGAATCGGCGCTTCCATCGACTACTACGACTATGCCAAGCATACGTTTTATTTGATCGTCAACTCGCATTTGAACGGATTGTCCCATAAAGAAATTTTGATTACGGCTTCGATTGCTTCCTACAAAAGCAAAAGTCGGGCAAGGCAGCAGCTCCGCCCCTACAAAGAGATGCTTGTCGAGTCCGACTATGAGTTAATCGGCAGGCTGGGTACGCTGCTGCAGCTCGCATCAGCGCTTGACCGCAGCGAGACACAGGCGCTGAGCAGATTGAGCGTCTCCCTTGCTCCTGAGCAGCTTAAGCTGCATGCGGTACGCCCTAGCAGCTCGCTGAGCGTTGAGCGCCTGGAGGTAGGCGAGCTCGCTTCCGAGTTCTCCAAGCTATGGAAATTGACTCCTGTGCTTGAGCTGCCTGATTATATTTAA
- the citZ gene encoding citrate synthase, producing MTATKGLEGIVAASSSISSIIDGVLTYRGIDIDDLAENATFEEVAYLLWYGKLPNRSELAKLQEQLDAYTAIPEGVIEQIKLYPKDTNSMAALRTAISSLALYDGSANEMTAEANQLKAIKLQAQLPAVVAAFARIREGKDPVAPKKGVSIAHNFLYMLTGKDPEEIAVKALDQALVLHADHELNASTFAARVTVATLSDIYSGVTSAIGALKGPLHGGANEAVMVMLEEIGTFANVESYINNALANKQKIMGFGHRVYKNGDPRAKHLQKMSQELGKLTGNLELYEMSIKIEELVTGQKGLKPNVDFYSASVYTTLGIARDLFTPIFAISRVSGWSAHILEQYENNRLIRPRADYIGPVNAKYIPIDER from the coding sequence ATGACAGCAACTAAAGGTCTGGAAGGAATTGTCGCCGCTTCTTCGTCAATCAGCTCGATTATTGACGGAGTGTTGACATACCGTGGGATAGATATTGATGATTTGGCAGAAAATGCGACATTTGAAGAGGTTGCCTATTTGTTATGGTATGGCAAACTGCCTAATCGTTCCGAGCTAGCAAAACTGCAGGAGCAGTTAGATGCATACACAGCAATTCCTGAAGGCGTTATCGAGCAAATCAAGCTGTATCCGAAGGATACGAATTCGATGGCGGCACTTCGTACAGCCATTTCAAGCCTTGCACTATATGATGGGTCGGCTAATGAAATGACTGCTGAAGCTAATCAGTTGAAAGCAATTAAGTTGCAGGCGCAATTGCCAGCCGTTGTAGCAGCGTTCGCTCGCATTCGTGAAGGCAAGGATCCTGTTGCTCCGAAGAAGGGCGTATCCATCGCTCATAATTTCCTCTACATGCTTACAGGCAAAGATCCTGAAGAGATTGCTGTGAAAGCGCTTGATCAGGCGCTTGTGCTTCATGCTGATCATGAGCTTAATGCCTCTACCTTTGCTGCTCGAGTAACGGTTGCGACGTTGTCCGACATTTATTCTGGTGTGACTTCTGCAATCGGAGCGCTTAAAGGCCCACTGCATGGCGGTGCTAATGAGGCGGTAATGGTTATGCTGGAGGAAATCGGTACATTTGCTAATGTTGAGTCTTATATCAACAACGCGCTTGCTAACAAGCAGAAGATTATGGGCTTTGGTCACCGCGTTTACAAAAACGGCGATCCGCGCGCCAAGCATCTGCAAAAAATGTCGCAAGAGCTTGGCAAGCTGACTGGAAATTTGGAGCTTTATGAAATGTCAATTAAGATCGAAGAGCTCGTTACGGGTCAAAAAGGCCTCAAGCCGAACGTTGATTTTTACTCAGCTTCCGTCTATACAACACTAGGCATTGCCCGTGACCTATTCACGCCAATTTTTGCGATTAGCCGCGTTTCCGGCTGGAGCGCTCATATTCTTGAGCAATACGAGAACAATCGCTTGATTCGTCCTCGCGCCGACTATATCGGTCCAGTCAACGCGAAATATATTCCAATCGACGAGCGCTAA
- the icd gene encoding NADP-dependent isocitrate dehydrogenase yields the protein MAQFEKFALPTEGDKITIDNGVLNVPSNPIIPFIEGDGTGRDIWRASKRVLDAAVAKAYGGDKKIAWYEVFAGEKAFNAYGEWLPADTLTAIREYIVAIKGPLTTPIGGGIRSLNVALRQELDLYVCLRPVRYFDGVPSPVKRPELVDMVIFRENTEDIYAGIEYQEGSAEVKKVINFLQTEMGVNKIRFPETSGIGIKPVSKEGSQRLARAAIEYSLKHGRKSLTLVHKGNIMKFTEGAFKNWGYEVAETEFAEQTFTWGQYDRIKEAEGTDAANAAQAAAEAAGKLIVKDAIADIALQQVLTRPTDFDVIATLNLNGDYLSDALAAQVGGIGIAPGANINYLTGHAIFEATHGTAPKYADKDVVNPGSVILSGVMLLEHLGWQEAADLIYKGLEASINNKTVTYDFARLMDGAKEVKCSEFADEVINNF from the coding sequence ATGGCTCAATTCGAAAAATTCGCATTACCTACTGAAGGCGACAAAATTACAATCGACAACGGTGTACTTAACGTACCTAGCAATCCAATCATTCCTTTCATCGAAGGCGACGGCACAGGCCGCGATATCTGGCGCGCTTCGAAACGCGTGCTTGACGCAGCTGTTGCGAAAGCTTACGGCGGCGACAAAAAGATCGCTTGGTACGAAGTTTTTGCCGGCGAGAAAGCATTCAATGCATACGGCGAGTGGTTGCCAGCTGATACGCTGACAGCAATTCGTGAATATATCGTAGCCATTAAAGGTCCTTTGACTACGCCAATCGGCGGCGGTATCCGTTCCCTGAACGTAGCGCTTCGTCAAGAGCTTGACCTGTATGTATGCCTGCGTCCTGTTCGTTACTTCGACGGCGTTCCTTCCCCTGTAAAACGCCCTGAGCTGGTTGACATGGTTATTTTCCGTGAAAACACAGAGGATATTTATGCGGGTATCGAGTACCAAGAAGGTTCCGCAGAAGTGAAAAAAGTGATTAACTTCCTGCAAACTGAAATGGGCGTTAACAAAATCCGTTTCCCTGAAACTTCGGGTATCGGCATCAAGCCGGTTTCCAAAGAAGGTTCCCAGCGTCTTGCTCGCGCAGCAATTGAATATTCGCTTAAGCATGGCCGCAAGTCGCTTACACTTGTACACAAAGGCAACATCATGAAATTCACAGAAGGAGCTTTCAAAAACTGGGGCTACGAAGTAGCTGAAACTGAGTTTGCGGAGCAAACCTTCACTTGGGGTCAATACGACCGCATTAAAGAAGCAGAAGGCACTGACGCTGCAAATGCAGCACAAGCAGCTGCTGAAGCGGCTGGCAAGCTGATCGTGAAGGACGCTATTGCGGACATCGCTTTGCAGCAAGTTCTGACTCGTCCGACTGACTTTGATGTAATCGCAACGCTGAACCTGAACGGTGACTACCTGTCCGATGCACTTGCAGCGCAAGTTGGCGGTATCGGTATCGCTCCAGGAGCTAACATCAACTACTTGACTGGACATGCTATCTTCGAAGCTACGCATGGTACAGCTCCTAAATATGCGGATAAAGATGTTGTTAACCCAGGTTCGGTTATTCTCTCCGGCGTCATGCTGCTTGAGCACCTTGGCTGGCAGGAAGCGGCTGACCTGATCTACAAAGGTCTGGAAGCATCGATCAACAACAAAACCGTTACTTATGACTTTGCCCGCCTGATGGATGGCGCTAAAGAAGTGAAATGCTCCGAGTTCGCTGACGAGGTTATTAACAACTTTTAG
- the mdh gene encoding malate dehydrogenase, translating to MAIKRRKITVVGAGFTGATTALMAAQKELGDVVLVDIPQLENPTKGKALDMLESTPVQGLDVNIIGTSDYADTKDSDVVIITAGIARKPGMSRDDLVNTNAGIVKSVCENVKATSPNAYVIILSNPVDAMTYVAYQALGFPKNRVIGQSGVLDTARYCTFIAQELNVSVEDVRGFVLGGHGDDMVPLVRYSNAGGIPIEKLISAERIEAIVQRARVGGGEIVNLLGNGSAYYAPAAALVQMTEAILKDKKRIIPVIAYLEGEYGYDDLFMGVPAVIGGDGIEKVLELDLTADEKAALDQSAQSVRTVIQIVSA from the coding sequence ATGGCAATCAAACGCAGAAAAATTACAGTTGTCGGAGCAGGCTTCACAGGTGCTACAACTGCCCTGATGGCAGCACAAAAAGAGCTTGGCGACGTTGTGCTCGTCGATATTCCGCAATTGGAAAACCCGACTAAGGGCAAAGCGCTTGACATGCTTGAATCGACACCCGTACAAGGCCTTGATGTTAACATTATCGGAACTTCTGACTATGCAGATACGAAAGATTCCGATGTCGTTATTATTACAGCGGGCATTGCCCGTAAACCCGGCATGAGCCGTGACGATCTTGTTAACACAAACGCAGGTATTGTGAAATCCGTTTGTGAGAACGTAAAGGCAACAAGCCCTAACGCTTATGTCATTATTCTTAGCAACCCGGTTGATGCTATGACTTACGTTGCTTACCAAGCGCTTGGTTTCCCTAAAAACCGCGTTATCGGCCAATCCGGCGTACTTGACACTGCTCGTTACTGCACCTTTATTGCGCAAGAGCTTAACGTTTCCGTGGAGGATGTTCGCGGGTTCGTGCTCGGCGGTCATGGCGACGATATGGTTCCACTTGTTCGTTATTCCAATGCTGGCGGCATTCCAATCGAAAAGCTGATCTCTGCTGAGCGAATTGAAGCTATCGTACAGCGCGCTCGCGTTGGTGGCGGCGAAATCGTTAATTTGCTTGGCAACGGCAGCGCTTATTATGCGCCTGCTGCAGCGCTTGTGCAAATGACAGAAGCGATTTTGAAGGACAAAAAACGCATTATTCCAGTTATCGCTTACCTTGAAGGCGAATATGGCTATGACGATCTGTTCATGGGTGTACCCGCTGTAATTGGCGGCGATGGCATTGAGAAGGTGCTGGAGCTTGATTTGACGGCTGACGAAAAGGCTGCGCTTGATCAATCGGCGCAATCGGTGAGAACGGTCATCCAAATCGTGTCTGCTTAA
- the recQ gene encoding DNA helicase RecQ: MLEQARAELKRVYGYDSFRPGQEAIIQGILEGRDTLAILPTGGGKSVCYQIPSLLMNGTTLVVSPLISLMKDQVDALNRLGIPAAFLNSSLGAVEYREVLRSAFRGDYKLLYVAPERLDAPMFSSLSEQMEIPMIAIDEAHCVSQWGHDFRPSYRQLAGWIGQLANRPLVAGFTATATDEVARDVSVMLGMRDPNIFVSGFARPNLSLSVISGADKKKFLQKFISEREEQSGIIYTATRKEAESVHDQLVRKGIAAGKYHGGLPDEERATTQERFRFDELRVMVATNAFGMGIDKPNVRYVLHWQMPGDVESYYQEAGRAGRDGEESECILLFEPQDVQVQRFLVEQGVGDTERKSIQLSKLNTMMNYSRTHRCLQQFIVDYFGEKNVEPCGKCGNCLDKSELVDRTSEAQKALSCVGRMRGRFGVTMAAKVLKGSRDKRLLEFRLDELTTYGLLSSWPEKEITDWLYWLVAEGYLRMSDGQYPTVSLTTNALPVLEGKETVMQRLRTTVKRRDSGQGGMASPLFDALKQWRKETAARENVPPFMLFFDATLKELADARPLTEDELLQTKGIGAAKARKYGAEVLAIIGEHAGKPNEAAGRAAGGSASYGSGQASGGGPSRTTSAESPGKAASDETPSHVLSLELFNEGKSPQDISAERGLSRVTVEGHIIRCAEEGYELDFSRIIPAHREEEIVAAIMELSPEKLRPIKDALPDDVDYFAIHAVIFKYGLKAED; this comes from the coding sequence ATGCTGGAGCAAGCTAGAGCCGAGCTGAAACGGGTGTACGGCTATGACTCGTTTCGACCTGGACAGGAAGCCATTATTCAAGGAATACTGGAAGGCCGGGATACGCTTGCCATTCTCCCGACTGGCGGAGGCAAGTCCGTCTGTTACCAAATACCTTCCTTGCTGATGAATGGAACGACGCTTGTTGTTTCTCCGCTCATATCGCTTATGAAGGATCAGGTCGATGCGCTGAACAGACTCGGCATTCCAGCGGCTTTTCTGAACAGCTCGCTTGGGGCTGTTGAATATCGCGAAGTGCTGCGGAGCGCGTTCAGAGGCGATTACAAGCTGCTGTATGTGGCACCAGAGCGGCTTGATGCGCCGATGTTCAGCTCGCTTAGCGAGCAGATGGAAATTCCAATGATCGCCATTGACGAGGCGCACTGTGTTTCACAGTGGGGTCATGATTTCCGCCCAAGCTATCGCCAGCTCGCAGGCTGGATTGGACAACTGGCTAATCGTCCTTTAGTTGCAGGCTTTACCGCAACGGCAACGGATGAGGTGGCACGGGATGTATCGGTTATGCTGGGCATGCGTGATCCAAATATTTTTGTCAGCGGCTTTGCAAGGCCGAATTTATCGCTGTCGGTCATTAGCGGTGCGGACAAGAAGAAGTTTTTGCAAAAGTTTATTTCCGAGCGCGAGGAGCAGTCGGGCATTATTTATACGGCTACGCGCAAAGAAGCCGAGTCCGTACATGACCAGCTCGTACGCAAAGGCATTGCCGCAGGCAAATACCACGGCGGGCTACCCGACGAGGAGCGGGCTACGACGCAGGAGCGCTTCCGTTTTGATGAGCTGCGCGTCATGGTCGCAACGAATGCGTTTGGCATGGGCATCGACAAGCCTAACGTGCGTTATGTGCTTCACTGGCAAATGCCAGGCGACGTTGAGTCGTATTATCAGGAGGCGGGCCGGGCTGGACGCGACGGCGAGGAAAGTGAATGCATTTTGCTGTTCGAGCCTCAGGATGTGCAGGTGCAGCGGTTTTTGGTCGAGCAGGGTGTCGGCGATACAGAACGGAAGTCGATTCAGCTGTCCAAGCTGAATACGATGATGAACTACAGCCGGACACATCGCTGCCTGCAGCAGTTTATCGTCGATTATTTTGGCGAGAAGAATGTGGAGCCGTGCGGAAAATGCGGCAACTGCCTCGATAAAAGCGAGCTCGTTGATCGTACGTCGGAAGCGCAGAAGGCCCTTTCCTGCGTTGGCAGAATGCGCGGGCGGTTTGGCGTGACGATGGCAGCCAAAGTGCTTAAAGGCTCACGCGACAAACGGCTGCTCGAGTTCAGGCTGGATGAGCTCACGACATATGGGCTGCTCAGCAGCTGGCCGGAGAAGGAAATTACAGATTGGCTGTATTGGCTTGTAGCCGAAGGCTATTTGCGGATGAGCGATGGGCAATATCCGACCGTCTCGCTTACGACGAATGCTCTGCCTGTTCTCGAAGGCAAGGAGACGGTCATGCAGCGTCTGCGGACAACGGTGAAGCGTCGGGATTCGGGGCAGGGCGGAATGGCTTCGCCGCTGTTCGATGCGCTGAAGCAGTGGCGCAAGGAGACGGCAGCCCGCGAAAATGTGCCGCCGTTTATGCTGTTTTTTGATGCAACACTCAAGGAATTGGCCGATGCAAGGCCGCTCACGGAAGATGAGCTGCTGCAAACGAAAGGGATTGGTGCAGCCAAGGCGCGGAAGTATGGCGCGGAGGTGCTGGCTATTATAGGCGAGCATGCAGGCAAGCCTAATGAAGCAGCTGGTCGTGCAGCAGGCGGATCCGCTTCCTATGGCTCCGGACAAGCGTCTGGTGGCGGTCCATCTAGGACGACTTCCGCAGAGTCGCCTGGCAAGGCGGCGAGCGATGAAACGCCTAGCCATGTGCTGTCTCTAGAGCTGTTTAATGAAGGCAAATCGCCGCAGGACATTTCCGCAGAGCGCGGCCTCAGCCGGGTAACGGTGGAAGGGCATATTATCCGCTGTGCGGAGGAGGGCTATGAGTTGGACTTTAGCCGTATTATTCCTGCCCATCGCGAAGAGGAGATTGTAGCAGCTATTATGGAGCTGAGTCCCGAGAAGCTGCGTCCGATTAAAGATGCGCTGCCGGATGATGTCGATTATTTTGCGATCCATGCCGTTATTTTTAAATATGGCCTGAAGGCAGAGGATTGA